The following DNA comes from Tunturibacter psychrotolerans.
GGATATGAGTTCGCCCAAAACATAATCCGGATGACAGGGCTAAATAGGAAAGAGCCGCATGATGGCGGCTCTTTCCCGGTTGGAATGGATTTTGGTGGTTATTTCGCGGAGTCTTCGATCTCTTTCCACTCGGCTGCCGATAGCTTTACATCGGCTGCGGCGACGTTCTCTTCGAGGTGCTTTACCGAGGTCGTTCCCGGGATGGGCAGCATGACGGGGGAGCGATGGAGCAGCCACGCGAGTGAGAGTTGCGAGACCGTTGCATGGTGTTTCTTCGCGGCGGAGTCGAGTTTGCCGCCGGGCTGAGCGAGCTTACCTGCTGCTACAGGGAACCAGGGGATAAACGCGATTTTGTGTTTGGCGCAGTAGTCGACAACGTCCTCGTGCTGGCGGTCGCCGATGTTGTACTGATTTTGCACGCTCACGATCTCGACCACTTTACGAGCCTGGTCAATTTCGTGAGGTTTCACCTCGCTTAATCCGATGTGTCGGATCTTGCCCTGTTCCTGTAGTTTTTTGATTGCGCCGAGCGACTCCTCGACCGGCACCTTCGGGTCGATGCGGTGTAGTTGCCACAGGTCGATCCGTTCAAGTTTCAATCTGCGCAGGCTCATCTCCACCTGCTGGGTCAGGTACTCGGGGCGGCCTACGGGCAGCCACTGATTTGGTCCCTGGCGTGTGAGGCCGCCTTTGGTTGCGATGATGACATCCTTTGCGTAAGGAGCTAGCGCCTCGCCGATGAGTTGTTCGCTCACATCGGGTCCGTAGGCGTCGGCGGTATCGATGAAGTTGATGCCGAGTTCGACGACGTGTCGCAGAACCTTTTTTGCGCCTTCGATATCTTTGGGGTCGCCCCAGATCCCGTCGCCGGTGATCCGCATTGCCCCATATCCCATGCGATTGACGGTGAGATCGCCGCCGATCGAAAACGTGCCGCTTGCCTTCGCGTTTACGGTTGAAGTTGTCATAAGCTATCGGATGCTGGTCGCCGGGTGAAGATGCATCGTCTCGCCCTCGCCCAGAATTTTTATTTTTCGGTTGATTCCGAGTCTTTGTGCCTCCGCTTCGAGGCGCTGTACGGGCTCTTCCATCGGCTCGCGGCCGAGGCGGAAGGTCCCATAGTGCATCGGCACCATCTGCTCGGCTCCGAGTTCGACGAAGGCGCGCACGGCCTCTTCCGGGCTGGTGTGCACGGAGCGGTAGGTGTCTGGAAAATAGGCGCCTATGGGCAGGAGGGCAACTTCGGGTTTGAGTTTTGCGCCAATCTCGCGGAAGCCGTCGAAGTAAGCGGTATCGCCAGAGTGGTAGACCGACTGGCCGCCGCCGTGGACGACATATCCGCCGTAGCCACGGTGGGTGTCGCGAAACATTCTTGCTCCCCAATGTTTGCAGGGAGTCATGGTTATCGTGAGGCCTTGTATTTCAATCTGTTCCCACCATGCCAGGCCGTGAATTCGCGAGAAGCCAAGGCGTTCCACGAGGTCCTCGACGCCGCGCGGCACTACGACCTCGGGAGTCTGGCCGGTTAGCTTTCGGGTTGCGCGGATGACGCGGCGCAGAGATGCCATATCGAGGTGGTCCATGTGGGCGTGGGTGAGAAGAACCACGTCGATGGCTGGCAACGCTTCGACTGTGACGCCAGGACGCCGTTGGCGGCGCAGGAGAACCAGGCGTTTTGAGAAGACAGGGTCGACGAGCAGCTTTCGCCCATGAACTTGCAGAAGAAACGAGGAGTGACCAATGAAAGTGACTCCAAGTTCGTTGCGGTCCACCAGCTCGACGGGCCGGGAGATTCCGGTCATCGGTTGCTCGTGACTCTCGCGCACCAACCGCCAGAGCTGTTCCATCTTTCTAACTGCGAATGGTCTGCCTCGCCAGGTTCTTTGCATTCATCTCACCAATAAATAGATGCTCCAAGCGATCTTATGGACCAGATGCCGGTGGAAAACGATCTTGTAATGGGTTTCCCTTTGGGCTGGAGCGGCATCTACCTTGCCAGAATGCCTGCTGGGAGCGCCTCGTAGAGAGACTTAGCGAGGGGAACCAGCATGCAGAGGGAGCGTCGCCATCTCTTCCGCCGATCCCATCCTCGATCCTGTTCATGGCGTCCGTGTTCAACGGCGCATATGGGATCTTGTGTCGCGGTCGCCGCTTCAATCTCTTTGGAATTTTGAGGGCATCCCGATCCGGGCTGTGGCGAAGCATACCTGGAGGTCCTTTCTGGACGATAACCTGGTGGGGCGTGCTGCCGAACTTGGTTTCTACTTTATCTTTGCGTTGTTTCCAAGCTTGTTTACGGCGACGTCGCTGCTTGGATTGGCTGCTCGCTCGGCATCGCACATCTATTACTCTCTGCTGGGCTATCTCTCGATTGTTATCCCGCGAGATGCGATGGGGACGGTGCTAGAGACCTTCAACCAGACAACTGCCGCGGCTACTGGCGGGAAGCTTACCTTTGGGTTGGCTGCGGCGGTGTGGAGTGCTTCGGTGGGATTTTCCGCGATTCAGGACTCGCTTAATGTGGTCTATAAGGTCAAGGAGACTCGCTCCTACTTTGCAGCTCGATTTTCCGCGATTGGCGTGACCATACTCTTGATGGGACTGGTGACGCTGATGCTAGCCTCACTGCTGGGGGGTGACTTTTTTGCCCGCCTCGCTCACCTGCATATCTACGACCATTTTTTTGCCGCGCTCGTAGCGCTTGTGGCTCGCGTCTTTGGATGGCTGTTCGCCGTGGTTCTGTTGTCGCTGTTCTTTGCGGTTATCTATTACTTCGCGCCGGATGTAAAACGAAGTCAATGGCATTGGCTTACGCCAGGCGCGGCCGTAGGCATTGTGGGATGGCTCATCACT
Coding sequences within:
- a CDS encoding aldo/keto reductase; protein product: MTTSTVNAKASGTFSIGGDLTVNRMGYGAMRITGDGIWGDPKDIEGAKKVLRHVVELGINFIDTADAYGPDVSEQLIGEALAPYAKDVIIATKGGLTRQGPNQWLPVGRPEYLTQQVEMSLRRLKLERIDLWQLHRIDPKVPVEESLGAIKKLQEQGKIRHIGLSEVKPHEIDQARKVVEIVSVQNQYNIGDRQHEDVVDYCAKHKIAFIPWFPVAAGKLAQPGGKLDSAAKKHHATVSQLSLAWLLHRSPVMLPIPGTTSVKHLEENVAAADVKLSAAEWKEIEDSAK
- a CDS encoding MBL fold metallo-hydrolase, yielding MEQLWRLVRESHEQPMTGISRPVELVDRNELGVTFIGHSSFLLQVHGRKLLVDPVFSKRLVLLRRQRRPGVTVEALPAIDVVLLTHAHMDHLDMASLRRVIRATRKLTGQTPEVVVPRGVEDLVERLGFSRIHGLAWWEQIEIQGLTITMTPCKHWGARMFRDTHRGYGGYVVHGGGQSVYHSGDTAYFDGFREIGAKLKPEVALLPIGAYFPDTYRSVHTSPEEAVRAFVELGAEQMVPMHYGTFRLGREPMEEPVQRLEAEAQRLGINRKIKILGEGETMHLHPATSIR
- a CDS encoding YihY/virulence factor BrkB family protein — its product is MAKHTWRSFLDDNLVGRAAELGFYFIFALFPSLFTATSLLGLAARSASHIYYSLLGYLSIVIPRDAMGTVLETFNQTTAAATGGKLTFGLAAAVWSASVGFSAIQDSLNVVYKVKETRSYFAARFSAIGVTILLMGLVTLMLASLLGGDFFARLAHLHIYDHFFAALVALVARVFGWLFAVVLLSLFFAVIYYFAPDVKRSQWHWLTPGAAVGIVGWLITSIGLRLYVHYFDNYSVTYGSLGAVIILLTWFYLTGLMLLLGAEINSEIEAAAAAKRLLVLEQNSLAAAAAPANPTLVSAADSSSAESAPKPAA